The Flammeovirga pectinis genomic interval ATACAGACTTATATTATTTGTACTCTGCAAAAATTTATAGCGTTGCTTTAAAAAGAGAAGTAATGATTGCACTTGTTCAATTTAAAAATCAAAAGCTCAAGCAAAAAATATTCTTTTCAACAGATCTAAATCAAGAGGCCTTCCAAATTTTCAATTATTACAGATTACGTTTTCACATAGAATTTCTTTTTCGAGATGCAAAACAGCATACAAGTCTTACAGGTTGTCAAGGAATAAGTAAAAATAAAATTCATTTTCATACTAATATGGCACTTACTTCTGTCTCAATTGCTAAGGCTTTTCATTGGATCAATCAAGAAAAAAAGGAAAGAGGACCCTTTTCAATGGCTAACATAAAAACACTCTATTTCAATGAGTTAATACTAAAAAAGATTTTTAGTGTATTTCGAATTGATGTAGATGTTGAAAAAAATAAACAGCAATTTGAGATGATTCGAAAATTAGGTCAAATTGCTGCTTGAAAAATATATTATTTTACCGAAGTATTGTCATTTAAAAGTTCTTCATAATTAAGAAAGTCTATCTCAATACGTGGGTTTTTATTTACATCATAGAAGTGATATGTAAATAAATTTTTCATTCCAATGTATTCATTCATTTTATGGAATCCATACATTACTCCATCATCTACACTTCTTCCTTTAAAAAATTCCTCTTCTAACTCAAATGCTTCTAACGGTGCATTCCAAGTTGTAGTTAGAATATATTTTTTATCAGATAACAACCCACTTCTTCCATAATTTAATTTAGGATTTAACTTAGATGATCTTCCATCTGATCCATAAAATTTTCCTTTCCCTTTTGTTATTACATCATCAAGGTATTTCTTAAAACTATTGGGCACAGAGAACCACCAGACAGGAGTATGATAAATAATAATATCTGCCCAACTTATCTTTTGTATTTCTTCTAAAATTGAGTACCCTTTTTCAATATTTGTTCTTTGAATAGCGAAATTTGTTTCCTTTTCAAAATAAGCTACCGTTAAATCAGAAATTGATTGATTTAATCTTCCTTCAGATTCTAGATAACTTTGCCCCGCATTAATATCCAAAATATTTTCCATTACTAGTTGTTTTATAATTAAAGCAATGTGTTCGCTAATGATTGCAACCTTATTGCTTAATGAATTTATTAATACAAAAATCGGTAAGAGAAGAATCATAAAATTGTATATTTTAAACATCTTGATAATAGGAGGATTGATTATCAATCAAATACTATTTTAAAAAGAAAAGCTTTAGCTATAAAATAAAAAAAGCATCGAGCTTTCACCCGATGCTTTTTACAGAAATATATTTCACTTATGATATTGCTATCTATTAATACTTTTTAGGCATTAATGTTTCATAAGGTTTCCCTTTTGGCTTTTTACCATCAACAATTGTCATTTCATTCACAATGTTTCCTGCACCATAAACTTTATCAATAATCCAAAGTACATAACGTACATCTACATTAATACAACGTTGTAAGTCTGGCTCAAAAGAAATATCGCCACTCATTGCTTCCCAGTTGCCATCAAATGCTAAACCAATCAATTCACCATTTCCGTTAATAACTGGAGAACCTGAGTTACCTCCTGTAATATCATTATTAGTAATAAAAGCGATACGTAATTCACCATTTTGATCTGCATATCTACCAAAATCTTTCTTTACTACACCATCTTTTACTGCTTTAGGCAGAATAAACTCATGGTTATTAGGATCTTCTTTTTCTAACAAACCTTTTGATGTAGTGTAATATGCATAGAACATTGCATCACCAGGAATATAATCGTTCACCTGTCCGTAAGTAAGACGCATGGTTGAATTTGCATTTGGATAGAACGATTTTGTTGGGTTCATTTCACGAATACCCTTTACGTACAATCTATTACCATCAGATACTTTTAACTCTGCTTCTTGTTCAGATTGAGCAACACCCATATATGCTTGGAAGAACTCGTTATGCAATTGTGTTAGCATATCTGCTTCATATCCTTCCATTGTTGGAGCATTAATAAATGCTTCCATTCTACCTTTATCTGTAAACACAGATGTAGTATATGCCTTTTCTACATAAGCTACATAGTCTCCATCAAACTCTCTATCTATTAATTCATAAATAGCAGGAACGGGTAAGTTTTTATTTTCCGGACGAGATAATACTTCTTTATATTTCTTTAATAATACTACAGCTAATTCTTTATCTGTTGCATAATCATAGTTTTTAAAGAAACCTTCTGCTTGGCTTAATGCTGCTTCTTTTGCCGCTTTTAACGATGCTTCTGATGTTTTTTCATCTGCTGCTTCTCCCACAAAACGAGCTGTTTTTCTTGCTTGCATAACAGCCTCCATACGGAAACCACCTTGTGTTAAAAGAACCATTGCTACACGGCCATCTCTTTTACCATCATAACCCTCTTTCAGCATTTCCGTTACATCTCCGTATTCTTTCTTTCTAGTTCCATCAGAAGCTACCCATTTATTAAATGTGCTTTCTTCTGCTTGTTTTTTCTCTATAACATGTTGGCGTTTTAAACCTTTGGTTTGCCCAATAAAGTATTTCCAATAATTTGCGGTTGATGCATATTTAGAAGCATATTGTAATCTTACTTTAGGATCTGCATCCATGTGCTTTCTCCATGTTTTTAAGATAGCATCACGCATTTCTACAAATAGTGGATTAAATACTTCTATTTGTTGCTTAACACCTTCAGAAGTTAAATAACGATCTGTTGATCCTGGATAACCCATAATCATAGCAAAATCATCTTTTTGAACTCCTTCAATAGAAACTGGTAAATGATGTTTAGGCTTGTAAGGAACGTTATCTTCTGAATATTTTGAAGGCTTGTTCTCCTTATTAGCATATACTCTAAAAATAGAGAAATCACCAGTATGACGAGGCCACATCCAGTTATCTGTATCTCCACCAAATTTACCTACAGCTTCAGGTGGGTTACCAACTAAGCGAATATCATCAAAACGTTCATAAACAAACATGTAAAACTCATTTCCTTCAAAAAATGACTTTACCGATACTTCGTAACTATCGTTATTTAATTCTTCTACTTTCGCAGCTTTAATTTCACCCATTACAGCTTGTGCTTTTTTAGCACGCTCTTCTCCTGTAAGGCCATCAAGCTCTTTGTTTACTTGAGCAGATACATCATCCATGCGTTGTAAAAAACGAACGAATAACCCGTCAATTGGCTTTTCTTGATCATGGCTTTTTGCAAAAAATCCATCTGTTAAGTAATCATTTTCTACAGTACTAACAGATTGAATACCTCCGTATCCACAATGGTGATTTGTAAAAATTAATCCTTGATCTGAAACAATTTCACCTGTACAAAAGCCACCAAAGTGGACTATTGCATCTTTTAGAGAGCTGTTATTTACAGAGTAAATTTCTTCTGCAGTAAGTTTTAAGCCTTCCTTCTTCATATCTACGTAATTTAAACGCGATACAAACATAGGAAGCCACATTCCTTCATCTAATGGTTTAGCGACACCATGATCTGAGGCAAATACTTGCGATGACATTATCAATGCAAGGATAAATAATAGACTTTTTCTCATTTCACTAGTATATGGTTAGTAAATAAATCTTATAATTCTAATACAATTCTACCAAAAACATAGCACTTATCACATTAGGTCCAAGATTTGCATTGTCTTATACTAAATTTATTCTACTAGATTAGGATAGATTAACTAAATAATACACAGTTAGCATCTTAAAATGCTAAATCAAGTGCAAACAAAAAGCACCTACTTTGTTATGACGAAATACAATCAATTACTCTTATTAGGTATAATTCTATTTTTATCCATAAATTTTAATTGTGGAGCTCAGAATTTTACAACGTATTTTGCCGATGGTAAAGCTGCATACGATCAGCAAAATTTCAACAAAGCAATTCAATTTTTTCAAAAAGCAAGACTACAAGGAAAAGAAACAATTGGAGATACGCACCCGGACTATATTTTAGATATAGAATATTTAGCTAAATCTTATCAAGGATTAAAAGATTTAGGTAATGCTAATATCTATTATATGTCACTTGAAAAACTGTTACAAAAATCCGGTAATACCATTTCTAAGAAGATGGGAGATACCCAAGAGATTATTGCTAGCAATAGTGTAATCATGAAAAATTTTGCTCAAGCAGATGTTTATTTTCAAAAGACATTAAGTACTAGAGAGAAAAAAGAAGGTAAAGATTCTAAAGAGTATACATTATCACTACATAAATATTCTCAGCTTTATCTTAAAGGCAGAAAATACAAAGAAGCAGAAGGTATGTATAGACAATTAGAGCCTTTAGCAGAAAAGAATTTAAAGGGAACTGCAGATCAAGCTAAAATTTTAGCAGAACTAGCAGAAGTATATTTAGCACTTAAAAGAGTTGATGAAGCTTCTATTCAATTAAGTATTAGTATTAGTGCTTATGAAAAAACAGATGCTCCTAAATCTAGCTATGTTCATCTGTACTTACAAGAGGCAAATTTATTAGAGAAAGCTGGTAAAAAAGAAGATGCCATTACTGCTTATTATAAATATATAGAGGTGCTAGAATCTGCATTTGGCATTAAAAATAAAAAGTATGCTACTGAGGTAGAGAGATTAGCCATTCATTTTGATGAAAAACTACATTCTCCAATGGATAGCTATAACATGATGAATAAAAAGTTAGCAGCTAATATTACTACCTATTCAGAGAATAGTTTACCAGCTGCTATTACCTACATCGAACTCGCTGAGATGGAGATTGATCAAAATAAGATTCCTTTAGCAGAAGAGCATACTGTAAAAGCATTAGAAATTTATACTGAATTAGGGAAAGTTAATTCTCCAGATGGAATTGCTGCATCTATTACACTAGCTAGGGTACATAGTATTCTTAAGAAAAATACAGAAGCAGAAGCAATGTATAAAAAAGCTATTGCTGATACTGAAAAGTATTTATCTACGGAGCATACTACATACGGTAAGTCTTTAGATAGTTTAGCTTTCTTCTTTATTGAACATAAAAGATTTGAAGAAGCAGAAAAAACTATTGATAAAGGATTAACTGCTAGAGAAAAGAGTGTAGGTAAACAACACATTGATTATGGTAACTCGTTGTATAGTTTATCTAAACTATATACTGCTCAAGATAGCTTAGAGAAAGCAGAAAAAGCACTTATTAGTGTAGCTAAAGTTAGAGAAGCATATTATGGAGCACTAACAGTAGAACATGCTACTTGTATTAAAGAGTTAGGAGATTTATATAAAGGAATGGGAGAGGAGCAACAAGTTAAGGCACTAAAAACATACCGCAGAGCAATTCATTTATTCGAAGGAATTGGATACAAAAAAAGTGCTATTGTTAAAGAAATCTACAATAGTATTGATGAAATAAATGCTAGGTAACTACTAGCTATTTTTTTGAATAAGGAGATAAAGACATGTGTTTTTATCTCTTTTTTTTTGATGAAAATTTAGCTAACTATATTTTTAAACAGAGCCAATAACAATGCACAGGCACTAGTATTATATTCTTGAGTTACCAAAGGTTTTTACTTTTACTTCTACATCAATTATTATCTTTTTCAAAAAGAGAGCTGTTGATTTAAGAATAAGCTACAGATAAAAAGACCTCCAGCTTAGAGAAAAATTAGACATAAAAAAACAGCACATCTCCATTTTAAAGATGCGCTGTTTTTATGTTTCTTGAAAGAATATCTAGGATTAACCTAAATAAGGTTTCAATGCTTTACTTCTTGAAGTATGACGAAGACGACGGATTGCTTTTTCTTTAATCTGACGTACACGTTCACGTGTTAAATTGAATTTTTCTCCAATTTCTTCCAATGTCATTGAGTGCTCACCGTTCAATCCGAAGTATAGTGTTATAACATCTGCCTCACGTTTAGTTAACGTAGAAAGGGCACGTTGTACTTCTTTACGTAGTGAATCATTCATCAATTCAGTATCAGGCTTTTCCTCCATGTCATTTTCTAACACGTCGTAAAGGTTATTTTCTTCACCTTGTACGAAAGGAGCATCCATTGATACATGACGACCAGAAATTTTCATAGTGTCAACAACTTCGTTAGTTGTTACATCTAAAACTTCTGCCAATTCATCTGGAGATGGCTCACGTTCATAACGTTGTTCCAATTCAGAGAAAGTTTTTGAAATCTTGTTCAAAGAACCTACTCTGTTCAATGGTAAACGTACAATACGTGATTGCTCTGCTAATGCTTGAAGAATAGATTGTCTAATCCACCATACAGCATAAGAGATAAACTTAAAACCACGAGTTTCGTCGAAACGTTGGGCAGCTTTAATTAAACCCAAGTTACCTTCGTTAATCAAGTCACCTAAAGAAAGTCCCTGATTTTGATACTGCTTAGCTACAGAAACTACGAAACGTAAGTTCGCTTTCGTTAATTTCTCTAACGCAATTTGATCGCCCTCACGAATTTGTTTTGCAAGAGTTACTTCTTCATCAGGTGTTAGCAGGTCAACCTTACCAATTTCTTGTAAGTATTTGTCCAGCGATTGTGACTCCCTGTTCGTGATCTGTTTACTGATCTTGAGTTGTCTCATCCGTTCTTTTTTGCCATTGTTAAGATTTTATCATCAAACCGATATATAATATAACGTATTTAGACGACAAAAACATTTATATCGAGGTGATTATAAACCGCAAAAAGCGTGCACATAGTAAACCACCTACATAATTGACTAAAAAAAGACATAAAAAGTTTAGTAAAACCTCAAAATAATTCTTAAGATTCTACTAAACTGTCTTTTTTTTATAATTATCTTCTATTGAAGCCTCCGCGGTCACCTCTGTCGCCACGATCTCTACGATCGCCACCACCACGGTAACCACCTCTATCACCACCACGGTCAGTACGCTCTCTTCTCTCACGTGGAGGAGGAGGAGTAAAACCTTCTGGCATTGGCAATAAAGCCTTACGAGATAATCTGAATTTTCCAGTTTTTGGATCAATCTCCAATAACTTCACATCCAATTTATCACCTACATTAAGGATACCATCCATACTCTCTGTACGCTCCCAAGAGATTTCAGAGATATGAAGTAAACCTTCTTTACCAGGCATAAATTCAACAAATGCACCAAATGGCTGAATTGATTTTACAGTACCTGGGTAAGTTTCACCTACTTCTGCCTGAGCAACAATAGATTTCACACGGCCAACAGCCGCTTCCATTGCAGTTTTATCAACAGCAAAGAAACTTACTTTACCTTGGTTTTCTACTTCTTCGATTACGATAGTAGCACCAGTGTCTTTTTGGATTTCTTGAATTACTTTACCACCTGGTCCGATTACAGCACCGATCATATCCTGAGCGATCATCATAACGAAACTACGTGGAGCATGAGGTTTCAAGTCGTCTCTAGATGTAGAAATCACTTCGTCCATGATACCACGGATATGTGCTCTACCTCTGTTTGCTTGTTCTAATGCTTTTCTCAACACTTCATATGGAAGACCATCAACTTTGATATCCATTTGACATGCTGTCATACCTTTTTCAGTACCTGTAACTTTAAAGTCCATATCACCTAAGTGATCTTCATCGCCTAAGATATCTGATAAGATAGCATATTTTAATTCTCCTGTTTCTGGATCATTTTCTGAGATCATACCCATTGCAATACCAGATACAGTTCCTGTGATATTCACACCTGCATCCATTAAAGCCAATGAACCTGCACAAACTGTTGCCATTGATGACGAACCGTTTGATTCTAAGATATCAGAAACGATACGGATAGTATAAGGATTTTCATTTGCTGGAGGAAGAACTCTTTGTAAAGCTCTATGTCCTAAGTTACCGTGACCTACTTCTCTACGTCCTGGTCCTCTGTTAGGTCTTACTTCACCTGTAGAAAAACCTGGGAAATTGTAGTGAAGGATGAACTTACTCGTTCCAGATCCCATAGCACTATCCAACATTTGCTCGTCCATTTTAGTACCAAGCGTAACTGTTGTTAATGATTGAGTCTCTCCACGAGTAAATAAAGCCGAACCGTGTGCTGAAGGTAGAACATCTACTTCAGGAACGATAGGACGAACTTGCTCTAAATCACGACCATCTAAACGATTTTGCGTATTCAATACTAAATCACGAGAAGCTTTCTTCTCAGCTTTAGCGATATAACGCTTAATCAAAAACATTTTTTCAGCAGTCTCTTCATCTTCAGGTAAAGTTGCTAAGTAAGCTTTTTTCACTTCTGTGAAAGCTGCTTTACGTTCTGTTTTACCTTTGATTCCTTGAGCTGCTACTGCATATAATTTATCATAAAGGGCAGTAAAAACTTGCTCTTTTAACTCCTCGTCTTCTACGTCGCCTACGAATTCTCTGAATCCTTCAACGCCTACTGCTTCTCTTAATTCTACTTGAACTGCACATTGAGTTTTGATAGCTTCATGACCAATTTTGATCGCTTCAAGCATTTCTTCTTCACCCACTTCTTGCATTTCACCTTCTACCATTGTAATGTTTTCAGCAGTTGCACCGATCATTAGATCTAGTACACAACCTTCCATTTGAGCTGGTGTTGGGTTAACGATGTACTCACCGTTTACATCTTTAATAACTCTAACTTCAGAGATAGGGCCATCAAAAGGAATATCTGTGATTGATAATGCTGCAGAAGCTGCTAAAGCTACTAATGCATCTGGTAACGCTTCTTGATCTGCAGAAACCATTGATATCATGATTTGAGTATCATGATAATAATCCGAAGGGAATAATGGACGGATAGCACGGTCAACTAAACGAGAAATTAAAATTTCACGGTCGCTTAAACGTCCTTCACGCTTTAAAAATCCTCCAGGAATTTTACCTGCAGATGCAAATTTTTCTTGATAATCTACTGAAAGTGGCAAAAAGTCAGCACCTTCTCTTTTTTCTGGGTTAGAAACGACAGTTGCTAAAAGCATTGTATTTCCCATACGCAAAACGATCGACCCGTCTGCTTGTCTTGCCATTTTCCCTGTTTCTAAACTGATCTCACGACCATCAGGAAGGGCAACTGTTTTCTTAATCACGTTTTCAAACATCGTAATTGTGTTGTGTTTAATTCTTTTCTACATACAAAGCTGATATTTAAGGATCAGGTCCTATCAGCTATTAAAATTCGGCTAGTCAAAGCTAACTTTTTCCAACCCTAAAAATTAGTGATTTTTTATGTATAAATCACTTTCTGCCACTTTTCTTTTCGAAATTAATCGATAAAAAAGTTAGTGTATTATACGCAAAAAGGGAATTCCAAAAATATGGAATCCCCTGAGTGGTATCTTTATACCAGAAAGAATTACTTTCTGATACCAAGTTCTTTGATAATCGCTCTGTAACGGTTGATATCTTTTTTAGAAAGATAGTCAAGCATCGAACGACGCTTACCTACTAACTTCATCAAACCACGACGTGTTGAGTGATCTTTTTTATTCACTTTTAAGTGCTCAGTTAAGTGTGAGATACGCTTAGTGAATAAAGCAACTTGTGCTTCTGGTGATCCAGTATCTTTTTCACCTTCTTTGCTATGTGCAGCAAAGATTTCTTTCTTATACTCAGGGCTTAAATAATCCATAAAACCACAAATTAGTTTTGCGAAAAAACTTGAACTTCACGATAATAATTCCTTTTGACAGCGAAACCGCGTGTCGAAATTATCTACCCTCAATTCGTAGTTACTTCGAATGTTAAATAAAAATTTCGGATGCAAAACTAAGGATCTTTTATAAAAAATCCGAATAATATTCAACATAACTATATTCATTAACGAAAAAACACAATATTCGTAGAATCAAAGCATAGGTTTATCCATTAAAACATTAATAATATGTCGAATAGGGCTGAAAAATTACCAAAAAAGTTCATCAGTAGATTAGAAGGTCAACTCTCTGAAGAGGACATAATTGCTTTTAAAGAAGCATTTGATGAGTTTGCTCCTGTATCTTACAGAACAAACCCTTTTAAACCTGCTGAAATTGATTTTTCAGATATTACACCTGTACCTTGGTGCGACGAAGCTCATTATATTGCTAAACGACCGTCGTTTGCAAAAGACCCTTTAATTTTTGCAGGTGCCTATTATGTACAGGAAGCCTCTTCAATGTTTTTATGGCAAGCACTTAAACAACATGCTCCATTAGAAAAAGATATTAAAGTTTTAGATTTATGTGCTGCTCCTGGAGGGAAAAGCACACTCATCAATTCATTAATTACAGAAAAAAGTTTATTGGTAGCTAATGAAGTAGTTGACAAAAGAGCTACTCCTCTAATTGACAATCTTGTACGTTGGGGTAACCCAAATACAATTGTAACAGCTAATTATTCTGATAGTTTTACACAATTAAGAGAGTATTTTGATGTAATTGTTGCAGACGCACCATGCTCTGGAGAAGGGATGTTTAGAAAAGATCCTAAAACAATAGACGCATGGTCACCTATGCTGATTAACTCTTGTAGCGATGTTCAAAAAGAAATAGTTGATTATATCCCTAAATCTTTAAAAGCAGGAGGGTTATTTATATACAGTACTTGTACATTCTCTCCTCAAGAAAACGAAGAACGTTTAGAACAAATTTTAGATTCAGAAGAGTTTGAACCTTTAGAAATTGATCTTGATCCTAGTTGGGGGATCACAAAAATAGAAGTTGAAAAGAATGGTGTAAAAGCTACTGGCTATCGTTTTATTTTTCATAAAACAACTGGTGAAGGGCTTTTCTTAACTGCATTTATAAAAAAAGGAGAGCCATCAAGACATCAAAAATTTAGTGTATCACCTAAAAAGATGAAACAGGTTTTCATGTTAAGAAAAAGAGAATCTGAAGAAATGAGAAAATGGTTAGAGAATGGAAATGATTTTGACTTCTATGAAGAGGAAGATGAAATTTATGCAATTCCTAAAAACCTAGTCCAAGATTTCAAGATGTTATTTGTAACTCAAACTGTAAGACATCAGGGAATTAAAATGGGTAGACTTAATAAAAAGAACAACCAACTGATTCCTGATCACGAACTTGCTGTTTCAAACATTATTGCATCAAATATACCTAGTACTGAAGTTGAATATAGAGATGCTATAGACTATTTGAAAAAACAAGACATGAGCATCAAAACTATTCAAGGTGTTAAAGGATGGGCACTTATAAAATTCAAAGGCTTAGTATTAGGCTGGGTTAAAGTACTCCCAAATAGATTAAATAATTATTATCCAACTGAGCATAGATTAGTGAAGAATGTGTAGTAATACAACTATTCAAGAACAGAAAAAGGAATACATTATAATGTATTCCTTTTTCTGTTTTATAGTCTCTTTAAAAACAAGAAACCTTTAAAAACAAAAAAAGCTAGCTGAAGCAGCGAGCTCTTTCCTGTTAAACCTAATTTTATTAACCCATTATCAATCAAAAATTTTAAATATTTTTTAATCTTTAATGTCTTATCTGATGTAAATGTAAGAAAAA includes:
- a CDS encoding NAD(P)H-dependent oxidoreductase translates to MENILDINAGQSYLESEGRLNQSISDLTVAYFEKETNFAIQRTNIEKGYSILEEIQKISWADIIIYHTPVWWFSVPNSFKKYLDDVITKGKGKFYGSDGRSSKLNPKLNYGRSGLLSDKKYILTTTWNAPLEAFELEEEFFKGRSVDDGVMYGFHKMNEYIGMKNLFTYHFYDVNKNPRIEIDFLNYEELLNDNTSVK
- a CDS encoding sigma-70 family RNA polymerase sigma factor; protein product: MRQLKISKQITNRESQSLDKYLQEIGKVDLLTPDEEVTLAKQIREGDQIALEKLTKANLRFVVSVAKQYQNQGLSLGDLINEGNLGLIKAAQRFDETRGFKFISYAVWWIRQSILQALAEQSRIVRLPLNRVGSLNKISKTFSELEQRYEREPSPDELAEVLDVTTNEVVDTMKISGRHVSMDAPFVQGEENNLYDVLENDMEEKPDTELMNDSLRKEVQRALSTLTKREADVITLYFGLNGEHSMTLEEIGEKFNLTRERVRQIKEKAIRRLRHTSRSKALKPYLG
- a CDS encoding methyltransferase RsmF C-terminal domain-like protein; this translates as MSNRAEKLPKKFISRLEGQLSEEDIIAFKEAFDEFAPVSYRTNPFKPAEIDFSDITPVPWCDEAHYIAKRPSFAKDPLIFAGAYYVQEASSMFLWQALKQHAPLEKDIKVLDLCAAPGGKSTLINSLITEKSLLVANEVVDKRATPLIDNLVRWGNPNTIVTANYSDSFTQLREYFDVIVADAPCSGEGMFRKDPKTIDAWSPMLINSCSDVQKEIVDYIPKSLKAGGLFIYSTCTFSPQENEERLEQILDSEEFEPLEIDLDPSWGITKIEVEKNGVKATGYRFIFHKTTGEGLFLTAFIKKGEPSRHQKFSVSPKKMKQVFMLRKRESEEMRKWLENGNDFDFYEEEDEIYAIPKNLVQDFKMLFVTQTVRHQGIKMGRLNKKNNQLIPDHELAVSNIIASNIPSTEVEYRDAIDYLKKQDMSIKTIQGVKGWALIKFKGLVLGWVKVLPNRLNNYYPTEHRLVKNV
- a CDS encoding tetratricopeptide repeat protein, which encodes MTKYNQLLLLGIILFLSINFNCGAQNFTTYFADGKAAYDQQNFNKAIQFFQKARLQGKETIGDTHPDYILDIEYLAKSYQGLKDLGNANIYYMSLEKLLQKSGNTISKKMGDTQEIIASNSVIMKNFAQADVYFQKTLSTREKKEGKDSKEYTLSLHKYSQLYLKGRKYKEAEGMYRQLEPLAEKNLKGTADQAKILAELAEVYLALKRVDEASIQLSISISAYEKTDAPKSSYVHLYLQEANLLEKAGKKEDAITAYYKYIEVLESAFGIKNKKYATEVERLAIHFDEKLHSPMDSYNMMNKKLAANITTYSENSLPAAITYIELAEMEIDQNKIPLAEEHTVKALEIYTELGKVNSPDGIAASITLARVHSILKKNTEAEAMYKKAIADTEKYLSTEHTTYGKSLDSLAFFFIEHKRFEEAEKTIDKGLTAREKSVGKQHIDYGNSLYSLSKLYTAQDSLEKAEKALISVAKVREAYYGALTVEHATCIKELGDLYKGMGEEQQVKALKTYRRAIHLFEGIGYKKSAIVKEIYNSIDEINAR
- a CDS encoding S46 family peptidase translates to MRKSLLFILALIMSSQVFASDHGVAKPLDEGMWLPMFVSRLNYVDMKKEGLKLTAEEIYSVNNSSLKDAIVHFGGFCTGEIVSDQGLIFTNHHCGYGGIQSVSTVENDYLTDGFFAKSHDQEKPIDGLFVRFLQRMDDVSAQVNKELDGLTGEERAKKAQAVMGEIKAAKVEELNNDSYEVSVKSFFEGNEFYMFVYERFDDIRLVGNPPEAVGKFGGDTDNWMWPRHTGDFSIFRVYANKENKPSKYSEDNVPYKPKHHLPVSIEGVQKDDFAMIMGYPGSTDRYLTSEGVKQQIEVFNPLFVEMRDAILKTWRKHMDADPKVRLQYASKYASTANYWKYFIGQTKGLKRQHVIEKKQAEESTFNKWVASDGTRKKEYGDVTEMLKEGYDGKRDGRVAMVLLTQGGFRMEAVMQARKTARFVGEAADEKTSEASLKAAKEAALSQAEGFFKNYDYATDKELAVVLLKKYKEVLSRPENKNLPVPAIYELIDREFDGDYVAYVEKAYTTSVFTDKGRMEAFINAPTMEGYEADMLTQLHNEFFQAYMGVAQSEQEAELKVSDGNRLYVKGIREMNPTKSFYPNANSTMRLTYGQVNDYIPGDAMFYAYYTTSKGLLEKEDPNNHEFILPKAVKDGVVKKDFGRYADQNGELRIAFITNNDITGGNSGSPVINGNGELIGLAFDGNWEAMSGDISFEPDLQRCINVDVRYVLWIIDKVYGAGNIVNEMTIVDGKKPKGKPYETLMPKKY
- the pnp gene encoding polyribonucleotide nucleotidyltransferase, whose product is MFENVIKKTVALPDGREISLETGKMARQADGSIVLRMGNTMLLATVVSNPEKREGADFLPLSVDYQEKFASAGKIPGGFLKREGRLSDREILISRLVDRAIRPLFPSDYYHDTQIMISMVSADQEALPDALVALAASAALSITDIPFDGPISEVRVIKDVNGEYIVNPTPAQMEGCVLDLMIGATAENITMVEGEMQEVGEEEMLEAIKIGHEAIKTQCAVQVELREAVGVEGFREFVGDVEDEELKEQVFTALYDKLYAVAAQGIKGKTERKAAFTEVKKAYLATLPEDEETAEKMFLIKRYIAKAEKKASRDLVLNTQNRLDGRDLEQVRPIVPEVDVLPSAHGSALFTRGETQSLTTVTLGTKMDEQMLDSAMGSGTSKFILHYNFPGFSTGEVRPNRGPGRREVGHGNLGHRALQRVLPPANENPYTIRIVSDILESNGSSSMATVCAGSLALMDAGVNITGTVSGIAMGMISENDPETGELKYAILSDILGDEDHLGDMDFKVTGTEKGMTACQMDIKVDGLPYEVLRKALEQANRGRAHIRGIMDEVISTSRDDLKPHAPRSFVMMIAQDMIGAVIGPGGKVIQEIQKDTGATIVIEEVENQGKVSFFAVDKTAMEAAVGRVKSIVAQAEVGETYPGTVKSIQPFGAFVEFMPGKEGLLHISEISWERTESMDGILNVGDKLDVKLLEIDPKTGKFRLSRKALLPMPEGFTPPPPRERRERTDRGGDRGGYRGGGDRRDRGDRGDRGGFNRR
- the rpsO gene encoding 30S ribosomal protein S15 — protein: MDYLSPEYKKEIFAAHSKEGEKDTGSPEAQVALFTKRISHLTEHLKVNKKDHSTRRGLMKLVGKRRSMLDYLSKKDINRYRAIIKELGIRK